In Zonotrichia albicollis isolate bZonAlb1 chromosome 11, bZonAlb1.hap1, whole genome shotgun sequence, a single genomic region encodes these proteins:
- the UACA gene encoding uveal autoantigen with coiled-coil domains and ankyrin repeats isoform X5: MPGTSRAAAVEDSSRGRDSIKRGQAEQKVCSVSQKWGRGYGAQEELQLFQKEPGTQDLELENQDLKDRMREVQEEQRMLLDRISGLQLQLTEEQMFADDLENEKDELKKILTTKEKQQEESLRTIEALKAKLKYYEGDSAGSGGNFGNRKEDLLLKQGQAFAVESQSRSMLRPLELSLPAQSPSSEKEALKKELESLRSSFGAAKEEISKLQRELALKGAECRALVSECERSKAESDKQVRQLEDALKDVQKRMFDSEGKVKQMQSHFLALKEHLASEVASGSGKATEELKEQLKEMKAKYEGASAEVGKLRNQIKQNELLVAEFRRDEGRLVEENKRLQKELVKVEMERDERGRNVTELEGQLRETAAKLAQSVSAEQFEKVKGLLSNEVKEKARRLAEVEGEREKLQAELVLLQRESESQRAQLAQRVKAEEHEQMRSGFEQREEELGKAISELSQKNETLQKELERLQADNKVLKQQVQMLKTEIKSQNVPLKIHEELKKANDLAVGDLTKKLFEITKKYNESKAEAEKLLAEKNNLNENISHLQAVYLSPEQHKKELEALKSNGIELEKQLAELQKKYDEEQAKVGKLVAENTGLRETLRDQYVLATTHEEVKTVLNSTLEKTNGELSDLKGKIGEIKQEFLRVNEENGALKNKVKLLQNQLKTEYISLKDHEATVNTLNKSVQELQESNAAVKAEHQRGQDEILQLHAEIEAQKKELDTIQECIKSKYAPVASFEDREQSLQGTVKELRAQLQEQQQRCRGSEQEAQRCREESEQLRSGLLSIQHDLQHNYVLAEKSHQLERLCASSMEELRQQLRALLRKHTGQEGQQEGAVDREVPAERLQALREALGRTVEELQQALSSKEERYHKETLRVGELQQELARLKESSVPLVEYTQMKEGLEGEMAAIKRGLEEKEAETQAKSQEVLRLQEELRQSQQALAELQSQEVVAVAEYSSMKAALEAQVSSMAGHLASMSHKYEQACEEALQARRSELSLKDEKELLQLRSCSIEQEIKDQKERCDKSLTTIIDLQKRIQESAKQVEAKDNKITELLNDVERLKQALNGLSQLTYTTGIPSKRHNQQVELLQSQVKTLQQQLADAARQHQEVVAVYRTHLLSAVQGHMDEDVQAALLQIIRMRQGLVC, encoded by the exons CTGCCGTTGAGGACTCCAGCAGAG GGAGAGACAGCATCAAGAGAGGGCAGGCTGAGCAAAAG GTCTGCAGCGTGTCCCAGAAGTGGGGCCGGGGCTAtggagcacaggaggagctgcagctgttccAGAAGGAGCCTGGCACTCAG GACTTGGAGCTGGAAAACCAAGATTTGAAGGATCGAATGAGGGaggtgcaggaggagcagaggatgCTGCTGGACAGAATCAGTGGGCTACAGCTGCAGCTCACTGAG GAGCAAATGTTTGCAGATGATCTTGAGAATGAG AAAGATGAGTTGAAGAAAATCCTGACTaccaaggaaaagcagcaggaagaaaGTTTAAGGACTATTGAAGCTCTCAAAGCTAAACTCAAGTATTATGAA GGCGACTCTGCGGGGTCTGGAGGTAACTTTGGAAACA gaaaagaagATTTATTACTTAAACAAGGCCAAGCATTTGCAGTGGAATCCCAG TCCCGGTCCATGCTGAGGCCCCTGGAGCTGTCGCTGCCCGCCCAGTCGCCCAGCTCCGAGAAGGAGGCTTTGAAGAAGGAGCTGGAGAgcctgaggagcagctttggaGCAGCCAAGGAGGAGATCAgcaagctgcagagggagctggccCTGAAGGGCGCCGAGTGCAGGGCCCTGGTGTCAGAGTGCGAGAGGAGCAAGGCAGAGTCCGACAAGCAGGTCAGGCAGCTGGAGGACGCCCTGAAGGACGTGCAGAAGAGGATGTTCGACTCCGAGGGCAAGGTGAAGCAGATGCAGAGCCACTTCCTGGCCCTCAAGGAGCACCTGGCCAGCGAGGTGGCCTCGGGGAGCGGCAAGGCGAcggaggagctgaaggagcagctcaaGGAGATGAAGGCCAAGTACGAGGGAGCCTCTGCCGAGGTGGGCAAACTGAGGAACCAGATCAAGCAGAACGAGCTGCTAGTGGCAGAGTTCCGGAGGGACGAGGGCAGGCTGgtggaggaaaacaaaaggtTGCAGAAGGAGCTGGTGAAGGTGGAGATGGAGCGAGATGAAAGGGGCAGGAACGTCACGGAGTTGGAAGGGCAGCTCAGAGAGACGGCGGCCAAGCTGGCCCAGTCCGTGAGCGCGGAGCAGTTTGAGAAGGTGAAGGGTTTGCTGTCAAACGAGGTGAAGGAGAAGGCAAGGAGGTTAGCAGAGGTGGAGGGGGAGCGGGagaagctgcaggcagagctggtgctgttACAGAGGGAGTCTGAGAGCCAGAGAGCTCAGCTGGCACAGCGTGTGAAGGCAGAGGAGCACGAGCAGATGAGGAGTGGGTTTGAGCAGAGGgaagaggagctggggaaggcaATTTCTGAGCTATCACAGAAGAATGAGACTCTGCAGAAGGAACTTGAAAGATTGCAGGCTGATAACAAGGTGCTGAAGCAGCAAGTCCAAATGctaaaaactgaaattaaaagcCAGAATGTGCCTTTAAAAATTCATGAGGAGTTGAAGAAAGCAAACGATCTGGCTGTGGGTGACCTGACAAAAAAGCTTTTTGAAATAACAAAGAAGTACAAtgaaagcaaagcagaagctgAAAAGTTGCTGGCAGAGAAGAACAACTTAAATGAGAATATCAGCCACTTGCAAGCTGTGTACCTGTCTCCGGAGCAGCACAAGAAAGAGCTGGAAGCTTTAAAATCTAATGGGATTGAGCTTGAGAAGCAGCTTGCTGAGCTTCAGAAGAAATATGATGAGGAGCAGGCAAAAGTGGGCAAGCTGGTGGCTGAGAACACGGGCCTGAGGGAGACCCTGAGGGATCAGTACGTGCTGGCCACCACGCACGAGGAGGTTAAAACTGTCCTCAACAGCACCCTGGAAAAGACCAATGGGGAGCTGTCAGACCTGAAGGGCAAAATTGGAGAGATAAAGCAGGAGTTCCTGAGGGTGAACGAAGAAAACGGAGCTTTAAAAAACAAGGTGAAACTCTTACAGAACCAATTAAAAACGGAGTATATCAGTTTAAAGGATCACGAGGCCACGGTAAATACTTTAAATAAAAGCGtgcaagagctgcaggagagcAACGCTGCCGTTAAGGCTGAGCACCAGAGGGGGCAGGATGAAATCTTACAGTTGCACGCAGAAATTGAAGCCCAGAAGAAGGAGCTGGACACAATCCAAGAGTGCATCAAGTCCAAGTACGCCCCGGTGGCCTCCTTTGAGGACcgggagcagagcctgcagggcacGGTGAAGGAGCTgcgggcacagctgcaggagcagcagcagaggtgcaGGGGCAGCGAGCAGGAGGCGCAGAGGTGCAGAGAGGAGAGCGAGCAGCTCCGGAGCGGGCTCCTGTCCATCCAGCACGACCTGCAGCACAACTACGTGCTGGCAGAGAAGTCCCACCAGCTGGAGAGGCTGTGTGCCAGCAGCAtggaggagctgaggcagcagctgagggccCTGCTGAGGAAGCACAcggggcaggaggggcagcaggagggagccGTGGATCGTGAGGTGCCGGCGGAGCGGCTGCAGGCGCTGAGGGAGGCTCTGGGCCGCACcgtggaggagctgcagcaggccCTGAGCAGTAAGGAGGAGCGGTACCACAAGGAAACGCTCAGAGtcggggagctgcagcaggagctggcccGGCTGAAGGAGTCCTCGGTGCCCCTGGTGGAGTACACCCAGAtgaaggaagggctggagggagaAATGGCGGCCATCAAGCGCGGcctggaggaaaaggaggcGGAAACGCAGGCCAAGagccaggaggtgctgaggctgcaggaggagctgcggcagagccagcaggccctggcagagctgcagagccaggaggtgGTGGCCGTGGCAGAGTACAGCTCCATGAAGGCTGCCCTGGAGGCCCAGGTGAGCAGCATGGCCGGCCACCTGGCCAGCATGAGCCACAAGTACGAGCAGGCCTGCGAGGAGGCCCTGCAGGCCAGGAGGAGCGAGCTGTCCCTCAAGGACGagaaggagctgctccagctcaggagctgcagcatcGAGCAGGAGATCAAGGACCAGAAGGAGAGGTGTGACAAATCGCTGACAACCATTATTGACCTGCAGAAGAGGATCCAGGAGTCTGCAAAGCAGGTGGAAGCCAAGGACAACAAG ataACAGAGCTGCTGAACGACGTGGAGCGGTTAAAGCAGGCTCTCAACGGCTTGTCCCAGCTGACATACACCACTGGGATCCCCTCCAAGAGGCACAACCAGCAGGTGGAACTGCTCCAGAGCCAAGTGAAAacactccagcagcagctggct GACGCCGCGCGGCAGCACCAGGAGGTGGTGGCAGTGTACAGGACACACCTGCTCAGCGCTgtgcag GGTCACATGGATGAAGatgtgcaggctgccctgctgcagaTCATCCGCATGAGGCAGGGCCTGGTGTGCTga